One region of Deinococcus aerius genomic DNA includes:
- a CDS encoding adenylyl cyclase → MRHHHQVGHLSRNASEPSRPGQARSRAVTLLAGLTLALSACGQQPSPVAGADHPALAAQAQGDLGPNVIIFDPGMPLAEIQAKVDAVSARQVDSEMGSGRYALLFKPGVYGTATRPLHIQVGYYTEVAGLGASPGDVTINGKVEVYNRCLGGGGTSNCLALVNFWRSLSNLTINVNGTGQDGCRASANFWAVSQAAPMRRVDIVGGNLSLMDYCTAGPQYASGGFIADSRAGTVINGSQQQFLTRNSVIGQWSNGVWNQVFAGVEGAPSEAGFPNPPYTTLDTTPVSREKPYLTTDAGGRLSVVVPQARTNSRGVSWRGGPGAGRTIPLSDFFVARPGDSAATINGQLARGRHLLFTPGVYDINLPLVVWRANTVVLGLGLATLTARGGAVPLVVADTATGATVSGLMFDAGGETSPALLRVGARRAWGLPRRFSDPGNPITLSDVYFRVGGPHVGKADIGLEVSSNNVLIDHAWVWRADHGVEGFSGDTERWTTNLGRNGVVVSGDNVTATGLFVEHFQQDNTVWNGENGTTILYQNELPYDPPTQADWGHGGVLGWAGYKVGDTVKTHRLYGGGVYVFNQNNPSIHTANGFEVPITPGVRLHHIMTVNLGAGTIDHVVNGVGGPADTSRVGQPVYVTDYPTP, encoded by the coding sequence ATGCGACACCATCACCAGGTGGGTCACCTCTCCCGGAACGCTTCCGAGCCCAGCCGTCCGGGCCAGGCCAGAAGCCGGGCCGTCACCCTGCTGGCGGGGCTGACCCTGGCCCTGAGTGCCTGCGGGCAGCAGCCCTCCCCGGTCGCCGGGGCCGACCACCCGGCCCTCGCCGCCCAGGCGCAGGGCGACCTCGGCCCGAACGTCATCATCTTCGATCCGGGCATGCCGCTCGCCGAGATTCAGGCGAAGGTCGACGCGGTCAGCGCCCGGCAGGTCGACAGCGAGATGGGCTCCGGGCGGTACGCGCTGCTCTTCAAGCCGGGTGTGTACGGCACGGCCACCCGGCCATTGCACATCCAGGTCGGTTACTACACCGAGGTCGCGGGCCTGGGCGCCTCGCCGGGTGACGTGACGATCAACGGCAAGGTCGAGGTCTACAACCGCTGTCTGGGGGGCGGCGGGACGAGCAACTGCCTGGCGCTCGTGAACTTCTGGCGCTCGCTGTCCAACCTGACCATCAACGTCAACGGCACCGGCCAGGACGGCTGCCGCGCCTCGGCCAACTTCTGGGCGGTCTCGCAGGCCGCGCCCATGCGGCGGGTGGACATCGTCGGGGGCAACCTCAGCCTGATGGACTACTGCACCGCCGGGCCGCAGTACGCCAGCGGCGGCTTTATCGCCGACTCCAGGGCGGGCACCGTCATCAACGGGTCGCAGCAGCAGTTCCTGACGCGCAACAGCGTCATCGGCCAGTGGTCGAACGGCGTGTGGAACCAGGTCTTCGCGGGGGTCGAGGGCGCGCCGAGCGAGGCCGGGTTCCCGAATCCGCCCTACACGACGCTGGATACCACCCCCGTCAGCCGCGAGAAGCCGTACCTGACCACGGACGCGGGGGGGCGCCTGAGCGTGGTCGTGCCCCAGGCGAGGACGAACTCGCGCGGCGTCTCCTGGCGGGGTGGGCCGGGCGCGGGCCGCACGATTCCGCTCTCGGACTTCTTCGTCGCGAGGCCGGGCGACTCGGCGGCCACCATCAACGGGCAACTCGCGCGGGGCCGCCACCTGCTCTTCACGCCGGGCGTGTACGACATCAACCTGCCCCTCGTGGTGTGGCGGGCGAACACGGTCGTGCTGGGGCTGGGCCTGGCCACCCTGACCGCGCGGGGCGGTGCCGTCCCCCTGGTGGTGGCGGACACGGCCACCGGCGCGACGGTCTCGGGCCTGATGTTCGACGCCGGGGGGGAGACCTCGCCCGCCCTCCTGCGGGTGGGTGCGCGGCGCGCGTGGGGCCTGCCCCGCCGGTTCAGCGACCCCGGCAACCCGATCACCCTCAGCGACGTGTACTTCCGCGTCGGCGGGCCGCATGTCGGCAAGGCGGACATCGGCCTGGAGGTGAGCAGCAACAACGTCCTGATCGACCACGCCTGGGTGTGGCGCGCGGACCACGGGGTCGAGGGCTTCTCCGGCGACACCGAGCGCTGGACCACCAACCTCGGCCGCAACGGCGTGGTGGTGAGCGGGGACAACGTGACGGCGACCGGCCTGTTCGTCGAACACTTCCAGCAGGACAACACGGTCTGGAACGGCGAGAACGGCACGACGATCCTGTACCAGAACGAGCTGCCCTACGACCCGCCGACCCAGGCCGACTGGGGGCATGGGGGCGTCCTGGGCTGGGCGGGCTACAAGGTCGGCGACACGGTGAAGACGCACCGGCTCTACGGCGGCGGTGTCTACGTCTTCAACCAGAACAACCCGTCCATCCACACCGCGAACGGCTTCGAGGTGCCCATCAC
- a CDS encoding NmrA family NAD(P)-binding protein has translation MTHTAEQPIIVVLGATGAQGGGLVRAILEDPERTFAVRAVTRNPESDRARSLRELGAGVVAADMDAPGSLRAAFQGAYGLFAVTNFWEHFSPERELT, from the coding sequence ATGACCCACACGGCAGAGCAACCCATCATCGTGGTGCTGGGCGCCACAGGAGCGCAGGGCGGGGGGCTGGTCCGCGCCATCCTGGAAGACCCGGAACGGACGTTCGCGGTGCGCGCCGTCACCCGGAACCCGGAGTCCGACCGGGCGCGCTCCCTGCGCGAGCTCGGCGCCGGGGTGGTCGCCGCCGACATGGACGCCCCGGGGAGCCTGCGGGCGGCGTTTCAGGGGGCGTATGGCCTCTTTGCCGTCACCAACTTCTGGGAGCATTTCTCGCCCGAGCGCGAGCTGACCTAG
- a CDS encoding NmrA family NAD(P)-binding protein, translating to MGPRPGPDGRLALTFPLGDKKMAGVAARDIGRVAYGIFKRGLELAGQRIGVAGEHLSGSEMARILGEALGREVVYHEVSPEAYRRLGFPGADDLGNMFQAYRDLDTHFS from the coding sequence ATGGGCCCCAGGCCGGGCCCGGACGGGCGGCTCGCCCTCACCTTTCCGCTGGGCGACAAGAAGATGGCGGGCGTGGCGGCGCGGGATATCGGCAGGGTCGCCTACGGCATCTTCAAGCGCGGGCTGGAACTGGCCGGGCAGCGCATCGGGGTCGCCGGGGAACACCTCTCGGGGTCGGAGATGGCCCGGATTCTGGGAGAGGCGCTCGGGCGCGAGGTGGTGTACCACGAGGTGAGCCCGGAGGCGTACCGCCGCCTCGGTTTCCCCGGGGCGGACGATCTCGGGAACATGTTCCAGGCGTACCGCGACCTCGACACCCACTTCTCCTGA